From the genome of Candidatus Buchananbacteria bacterium, one region includes:
- a CDS encoding adenylate kinase: MNIIIFGPQGSGKGTQAELIARRHGLPYVSTGDIFRYHLKNETDLGRQAAAYMDQGELVPDELTNQIVRDRINQPDCSVGFVLDGYPRNKSQLEFLNSISKIDFAIIIDIDDAAAIERLGGRLACKCGLSYHLKHNPPKQDGICDKCGSPLFKRDDDQPEAIKKRLEIYHQETEPLLDIYDQLGILHRVDGAKEIESVYEQIDQIIKDNHSKKDEQ; encoded by the coding sequence ATGAATATTATTATTTTTGGCCCCCAGGGTTCTGGTAAGGGGACTCAAGCGGAATTAATTGCGAGACGACACGGATTGCCCTATGTTTCAACCGGTGATATTTTTCGATATCATTTGAAAAACGAAACTGATCTTGGACGGCAAGCCGCCGCCTATATGGATCAAGGAGAGCTGGTGCCTGATGAGTTAACAAATCAAATTGTCCGTGACCGAATTAATCAGCCGGACTGTTCGGTCGGATTTGTGTTAGACGGGTATCCGAGGAATAAATCACAGCTGGAATTTTTAAATAGCATTAGTAAAATTGATTTTGCCATTATTATTGATATTGATGATGCAGCGGCCATTGAACGTTTGGGTGGCAGACTGGCTTGCAAGTGCGGCTTGAGTTACCATTTAAAACATAATCCGCCAAAACAAGATGGTATTTGTGATAAATGTGGTAGCCCGCTTTTTAAGCGCGATGATGACCAGCCGGAAGCAATCAAAAAACGTTTGGAAATTTATCATCAAGAGACCGAGCCGTTGCTGGATATTTATGATCAGCTGGGGATTTTGCACCGCGTTGATGGTGCTAAAGAAATAGAATCAGTCTATGAACAGATTGATCAGATTATAAAAGACAATCATTCAAAAAAAGATGAGCAATAA
- the map gene encoding type I methionyl aminopeptidase: protein MIKKPEEIAMINEGGKKLSEILDQLVAQAKPGVKTIELDQLAEKLIIEAGGVPAFKNYRDRLSEPPFPSTICASVNNQLVHTPAGKYALKSGDILSIDIGMKYPASGRGYFTDMAVTIPIGEISPEAKKLIDVTRESFYAGLEKVKAGNHLSEVSRSIQNYIEKNGFSVVRQLVGHGVGYEVHEEPRVPNYVDPRQSDLVLEAGMVLAIEPMVNVGSYEIDTLDDGWTIVTADGKLCAHYEHTIVVTKDGAKILTKK from the coding sequence ATGATAAAAAAACCGGAAGAAATAGCGATGATCAATGAGGGTGGCAAAAAGCTTTCTGAAATTTTAGATCAGCTAGTGGCACAAGCCAAGCCGGGCGTTAAAACCATTGAACTTGATCAATTGGCCGAAAAATTGATTATCGAAGCCGGAGGCGTGCCCGCCTTTAAAAATTATCGTGACCGATTAAGCGAACCGCCATTTCCTTCAACGATTTGCGCGTCGGTTAATAACCAGCTGGTCCATACGCCGGCTGGAAAATATGCCTTGAAGTCAGGCGATATTTTGAGTATTGATATTGGCATGAAATATCCGGCTTCCGGCCGGGGGTACTTTACCGATATGGCGGTGACAATTCCGATCGGTGAAATTTCACCCGAAGCAAAGAAGTTGATTGATGTAACCAGGGAGTCTTTTTATGCCGGGCTGGAAAAAGTAAAAGCCGGCAATCATTTGTCCGAAGTTTCCCGCTCGATCCAGAATTATATTGAGAAAAATGGCTTTTCGGTTGTTCGCCAGTTGGTTGGCCATGGCGTTGGTTATGAAGTCCACGAAGAGCCAAGAGTACCAAACTATGTTGACCCCAGACAATCCGACCTAGTTTTGGAAGCGGGGATGGTTTTGGCAATTGAACCGATGGTGAACGTCGGTAGCTATGAAATTGATACCCTTGATGACGGCTGGACAATTGTTACGGCGGACGGCAAACTGTGCGCTCATTATGAGCATACCATTGTGGTGACTAAGGATGGCGCTAAAATATTGACCAAAAAATAG
- the ruvX gene encoding Holliday junction resolvase RuvX, which translates to MSILAIDYGAKKIGLAKSDDQNKFALPLGIISHTSKPATLAVLKKTCAEHAVEKIVVGVPVSFQSGGKKTFWRQVDLQNEQMKEVLSFIHWLKDEIDLPIEIEDERLSSKMAGGLLRGTGNKGADDHVAAMLILQTYLDRQQHDVNS; encoded by the coding sequence ATGTCTATTCTGGCCATTGATTACGGTGCAAAAAAAATCGGCCTAGCTAAATCTGATGACCAAAATAAATTCGCGTTACCGCTGGGGATTATCTCTCACACCTCGAAACCAGCAACGTTGGCAGTTCTAAAAAAAACCTGCGCTGAACATGCAGTTGAAAAAATTGTTGTTGGCGTACCGGTTAGCTTTCAGTCTGGCGGCAAAAAAACTTTTTGGCGCCAAGTTGATTTACAAAATGAGCAGATGAAAGAGGTGCTTAGTTTTATTCACTGGCTAAAAGATGAGATTGATTTGCCGATTGAAATTGAGGATGAGCGTTTAAGCAGTAAAATGGCCGGTGGGTTGCTCCGAGGTACTGGTAACAAGGGTGCTGATGATCACGTGGCGGCAATGTTGATTTTGCAGACCTACCTTGACCGACAACAACACGATGTCAACTCATAA
- the recO gene encoding DNA repair protein RecO has translation MSTHNLLGIILRQADYREADQLFNIYTDTSGKIMALGRGTKKVSSKLNCQLQSFSVINLMIAPGKNFDHIAGADIQHNFLHLKTDFKKSILACFALELVDVLTKTGEPDSRIYSLLFKYLSALDQNNFTDSEWQVIRHAFIIKLLTLLGLAPGADIMADAKKLNAFLDSHLDFPLNTEKFISKMIPV, from the coding sequence ATGTCAACTCATAATCTTTTAGGCATTATCTTGCGCCAAGCTGATTACCGGGAAGCGGATCAGCTTTTTAATATTTATACTGACACATCGGGCAAAATCATGGCACTGGGCCGGGGGACTAAAAAGGTGAGCAGTAAACTTAATTGCCAGCTGCAGAGTTTTAGCGTGATTAATTTAATGATTGCACCGGGGAAAAATTTTGATCATATCGCCGGCGCCGATATTCAACATAATTTTTTGCATCTAAAAACTGATTTTAAAAAATCAATTTTGGCATGTTTTGCTTTGGAGCTTGTTGACGTCTTAACTAAAACGGGTGAACCGGATTCGCGGATTTATTCATTACTTTTTAAATATCTCAGTGCCTTGGATCAGAATAATTTTACTGATTCCGAATGGCAGGTAATTCGTCATGCATTCATTATTAAACTGCTGACATTATTGGGCCTGGCGCCGGGCGCTGATATTATGGCTGACGCTAAAAAATTGAATGCGTTTTTAGATTCTCACCTAGATTTCCCGCTTAATACGGAAAAATTTATTTCTAAAATGATTCCTGTTTGA